From the genome of Prevotella herbatica, one region includes:
- the pflB gene encoding formate C-acetyltransferase has translation MRTEWRGFKGNKWKSEVDVRDFIQNNYTSYDGDENFLAKPTKATEELWGILKNLQKEERAKGGVLDMETEIVSSLTAYGPGYIGENTKELEKIVGLQTDKPLKRAFMPYGGIKMAEQACTTYGYQPADKLHEIFTKYAKTHNDGVFDAYTNEMKVVRHNHILTGLPDTYGRGRIVGDYRRVALYGIDFLIQEKKNDLENMGDREMIDDVIRLREEVSMQIKALKGLKEMAASYGFDISIPAANAREAVQWLYFGYLGAIKTQNGAAMSVGRVSTFLDIYMTRDINEGNLTEDDAQELIDHLVMKFRMVKFARIPSYNQLFSGDPVWATLEVGGIGQDGRSMVTKNDFRFLHTLENMGPSPEPNLTVLYSKRLPDGFKKYAAMISVATSSIQYENDDIMRPIWGDDYSICCCVSATQTGKEMQLFGARANLAKALLYAINGGVDAKSHEQCGPAFRPITGDEVTYEEFEPRFDAMMEWLASVYVKTLNLIHYMHDKYFYEAEEMALIDTDVRRTFATGIAGFSHVVDSICAIKYAKVNIVRDETGFPVEFKTIGDFPRYGNDDERADDIAVWLLKTFMNKIKKCHTYRNSEPTTSILTITSNVVYGKYTGAMPDGRAAGTPLAPGANPSYGAEKNGLLASLNSVAKLPYEYALDGISNTQTINPGALGHDDEERANTLVNVMDGYFNQGAHHLNVNVFGVDKLKDAMEHPEKEEYQNFTIRVSGYAVKFIDLTREQQLDVIARQAHETL, from the coding sequence ATGAGAACTGAATGGAGAGGTTTTAAAGGTAACAAATGGAAATCTGAAGTTGACGTACGAGATTTTATTCAGAACAACTACACAAGCTATGATGGTGACGAGAATTTTCTTGCTAAGCCAACAAAAGCAACAGAAGAACTCTGGGGCATACTCAAAAATCTACAAAAAGAAGAAAGGGCCAAAGGGGGCGTTCTTGATATGGAAACAGAAATTGTTTCAAGTCTTACCGCTTATGGACCTGGTTACATTGGAGAAAATACTAAAGAATTAGAAAAAATAGTTGGTTTACAAACTGACAAGCCATTAAAGCGCGCATTTATGCCTTATGGAGGTATAAAGATGGCAGAACAAGCCTGCACAACTTATGGATACCAACCAGCAGATAAGCTTCACGAAATATTCACTAAATACGCAAAAACTCACAACGACGGAGTTTTCGACGCTTATACAAACGAAATGAAGGTGGTACGCCACAACCATATCCTAACAGGTCTTCCAGACACATACGGACGTGGTCGTATAGTAGGTGATTATCGTCGCGTAGCACTTTATGGTATTGATTTTCTTATTCAGGAAAAGAAAAATGACCTAGAGAACATGGGCGACCGCGAAATGATCGACGATGTCATTCGTCTTCGCGAAGAAGTTTCGATGCAGATTAAGGCTCTCAAGGGACTTAAGGAAATGGCTGCCAGCTATGGTTTCGACATTTCTATACCAGCAGCAAATGCACGTGAAGCTGTACAGTGGTTGTATTTTGGTTATCTAGGAGCTATAAAGACTCAGAACGGAGCAGCAATGTCTGTTGGTAGAGTTTCTACATTCCTTGATATCTATATGACTCGTGACATTAACGAAGGCAATCTTACTGAAGATGATGCACAAGAACTTATCGACCATTTGGTAATGAAATTCAGAATGGTTAAGTTTGCACGTATCCCTTCATACAACCAATTATTTAGTGGCGACCCAGTTTGGGCTACTCTAGAGGTTGGTGGTATAGGTCAGGACGGTCGTTCTATGGTTACAAAGAATGATTTCCGCTTCTTGCATACTCTTGAGAATATGGGTCCTTCACCAGAACCAAACCTCACCGTATTGTATAGTAAGCGCCTTCCTGATGGATTCAAGAAGTATGCCGCAATGATATCTGTCGCTACTAGTTCTATACAATATGAGAACGATGACATCATGCGTCCTATTTGGGGTGATGACTATTCTATATGCTGTTGCGTAAGTGCAACACAGACTGGTAAAGAAATGCAGCTCTTCGGAGCACGTGCAAATCTTGCTAAAGCACTTCTTTATGCTATTAACGGTGGTGTAGATGCCAAGTCACATGAGCAATGTGGACCAGCATTCCGCCCTATCACTGGCGACGAAGTTACATACGAAGAGTTTGAGCCTCGCTTTGATGCGATGATGGAATGGTTGGCTAGCGTATATGTAAAGACTCTGAATCTAATTCACTACATGCACGACAAGTACTTCTACGAAGCAGAAGAAATGGCTCTTATCGATACAGATGTACGACGTACATTTGCTACAGGTATAGCAGGCTTCAGCCATGTTGTTGATTCTATCTGTGCTATCAAGTACGCTAAAGTTAATATCGTTCGTGACGAGACTGGATTCCCTGTCGAATTTAAAACTATCGGCGACTTCCCACGTTATGGTAACGATGATGAGCGTGCAGACGACATCGCTGTATGGTTGCTCAAGACATTCATGAACAAGATCAAGAAATGTCACACATATCGTAATTCAGAACCTACAACAAGTATCCTTACCATTACTTCAAATGTAGTATATGGTAAATACACTGGTGCTATGCCTGACGGTCGTGCTGCTGGTACACCACTTGCCCCAGGTGCAAATCCTTCATACGGAGCTGAGAAAAACGGTTTATTGGCATCATTAAACTCTGTTGCAAAACTTCCTTATGAATATGCCCTTGACGGTATTTCAAATACACAAACAATAAATCCTGGTGCTCTAGGACATGATGATGAAGAACGTGCCAACACATTGGTTAATGTTATGGATGGCTACTTCAACCAGGGTGCACATCATCTTAATGTCAACGTATTCGGTGTTGATAAACTGAAAGATGCCATGGAGCATCCTGAAAAAGAAGAATATCAGAACTTCACAATTCGTGTCAGCGGATATGCAGTTAAGTTTATTGACCTTACGCGCGAACAGCAATTGGATGTTATCGCACGTCAAGCTCACGAGACTCTTTAA
- the pflA gene encoding pyruvate formate-lyase-activating protein: protein MTKANVHSIESFGSVDGPGIRFIIFLQGCPMRCLFCHNPDTWEIGKGQEYSADELLDKAERYKSYWGDEGGITVSGGEALLQIDFLIELFSKAKQRGINTCLDTSAQPFTRNEPYFSKFEKLMKYTDTILLDIKHINDSEHRKLTHHGNANILDCAKYLSDTGKKVWIRHVLIPGITDNKEYLMQLNSFIKTLKNVERVEILPYHTLGTFKYEKLNIAYPLKGVESPSKKSIDKANAILMKGLEL, encoded by the coding sequence ATGACAAAAGCAAACGTTCACTCTATAGAATCCTTCGGCTCGGTTGACGGGCCGGGGATTCGTTTTATTATCTTTTTGCAGGGATGTCCTATGAGATGCCTGTTCTGCCACAATCCTGATACTTGGGAAATTGGTAAGGGACAGGAATACTCTGCTGACGAACTTCTAGACAAGGCTGAAAGATATAAGTCATATTGGGGTGACGAGGGAGGCATTACAGTAAGTGGCGGAGAAGCATTACTTCAAATAGACTTTCTAATTGAACTTTTCAGCAAAGCCAAACAAAGAGGTATCAACACATGCCTTGACACGTCTGCACAGCCTTTCACAAGAAATGAGCCATATTTCAGCAAGTTTGAGAAGCTGATGAAATACACTGATACGATATTACTTGACATCAAGCACATCAACGACAGCGAGCACCGTAAACTAACTCATCACGGCAACGCCAATATCCTTGACTGCGCTAAATATCTTAGTGATACTGGCAAAAAAGTATGGATTCGCCATGTACTCATTCCTGGAATAACTGACAACAAAGAATATCTGATGCAGTTAAATTCCTTTATCAAGACGTTGAAGAACGTTGAACGTGTTGAGATTCTGCCCTATCATACTCTCGGAACTTTTAAATACGAAAAATTAAACATTGCATACCCATTGAAAGGCGTTGAATCTCCTTCTAAAAAAAGTATAGACAAAGCCAACGCTATTCTGATGAAAGGACTAGAACTATAG
- the yfcE gene encoding phosphodiesterase, with product MKYLLISDIHGSLPALKEALKLFDSQHCDMICIMGDILNYGPRNEIPEGIDPKGIAECLNSMADKIIAVRGNCDSEVDQMLLDFPIMSDYAMIVDEGHKLFLTHGHIYNKENLPKGNFDAIIYGHTHLWELCKISSTTICNTGSVTFPKGGNPPTLAIYENGTIKIFHLNGKLIKQFAI from the coding sequence ATGAAGTATTTGTTGATTTCAGACATTCATGGTTCGCTTCCAGCATTAAAGGAAGCTTTGAAACTATTCGATTCACAGCATTGCGATATGATATGCATAATGGGCGATATATTAAATTATGGTCCAAGAAACGAAATACCCGAAGGAATAGACCCGAAAGGCATTGCTGAATGTCTTAATTCTATGGCAGACAAGATTATCGCAGTAAGGGGCAATTGTGATTCAGAAGTAGATCAGATGCTACTCGATTTCCCAATAATGAGCGACTATGCTATGATTGTTGACGAAGGTCATAAATTATTTCTCACACACGGACACATATACAATAAGGAAAACTTACCGAAAGGTAATTTTGACGCTATTATATATGGTCACACACATTTATGGGAACTTTGCAAGATTAGTAGCACTACGATTTGTAATACAGGTTCTGTCACATTCCCCAAAGGTGGCAACCCTCCTACTCTTGCCATATATGAAAATGGAACAATAAAAATATTCCATCTAAATGGCAAGCTTATCAAACAGTTTGCGATCTAA
- a CDS encoding AAA family ATPase has product MKDIKKIVLTGGPCAGKTTALVKVIEHFSSLGYKVFTIPEVPTMFSQSGMDYLTDNKDFFYEGEKATLEVQLELEDKFQLIAEQCTEPSMIICDRGAMDISAYMKPETWEKITASVGTSTSMLRDHRYDAVLHLVSAADGAEKYYTTTNNKQRTEGLTLARELDKKVINAWTGHPHLRVINNHEDFNNKLHRVLNEISNVLGIPQPIVEERKYIVELTGEIPGVIESEITQTYLVAEPGCEVRLRRRGWQGKYVYVHTTKRRISDTEKLETERPINNNLYVSLLQQADPYRSTISKVRKSFIWKGQYFELDNYFKPVKNLMILETKGIAEQESVNFPPFIKVIKDITGNSKYYNYNIALKG; this is encoded by the coding sequence ATGAAAGATATTAAGAAAATAGTTCTTACAGGTGGACCTTGCGCTGGCAAGACCACCGCACTGGTGAAGGTTATAGAGCATTTCTCAAGTTTAGGATATAAGGTATTCACTATTCCTGAGGTGCCTACAATGTTCAGTCAGTCAGGAATGGACTATCTTACGGATAATAAAGATTTCTTTTACGAGGGCGAAAAAGCTACTCTGGAAGTTCAGCTTGAGCTAGAAGATAAATTCCAGCTTATTGCAGAACAGTGCACGGAACCATCCATGATTATTTGTGATCGCGGGGCTATGGATATTTCTGCCTATATGAAACCAGAAACATGGGAGAAAATAACCGCTTCTGTTGGCACGAGTACCAGTATGTTGAGAGATCATCGCTATGATGCGGTATTGCATTTGGTCTCAGCCGCTGATGGAGCAGAGAAGTATTATACGACCACTAATAACAAACAGCGCACAGAAGGGCTTACGTTAGCTCGTGAGCTTGATAAAAAGGTTATTAACGCATGGACAGGACATCCGCATTTGCGCGTGATAAACAACCATGAGGATTTCAATAACAAGCTGCACCGTGTGCTGAATGAAATTTCAAATGTGCTTGGCATTCCTCAGCCTATTGTTGAAGAAAGAAAGTATATTGTGGAATTGACTGGTGAAATACCTGGTGTTATAGAAAGTGAGATTACACAGACTTATCTGGTTGCTGAACCTGGATGCGAAGTTCGTTTGCGCCGTCGTGGATGGCAGGGTAAGTATGTTTATGTGCATACAACAAAAAGGCGAATCTCTGACACAGAAAAGCTAGAGACTGAACGTCCTATCAATAATAACCTTTATGTGTCACTGTTACAGCAGGCAGATCCTTACAGAAGCACAATAAGTAAGGTGAGAAAGAGTTTCATTTGGAAGGGACAGTATTTTGAGCTTGATAATTATTTCAAGCCTGTGAAGAATTTGATGATTCTTGAAACCAAAGGTATTGCTGAACAGGAAAGTGTTAATTTTCCTCCTTTTATAAAAGTGATAAAGGATATTACCGGAAATTCAAAATATTACAATTATAATATAGCTCTAAAAGGATAA
- a CDS encoding helix-turn-helix domain-containing protein: protein MAKYNIKEKSEKRANYRSFMNPSVKDELQEKIRVKIILEEKYKDKDYSAKKLAEDLGTNVRYISAVCAERFYMSYCELVNYYRINESMTMLTDRRYAKMRVEDISEMVGFSNRQSFYVAFYRLRGMTPRQYKMQYIRNHPELLRELAVKSHQRKTA, encoded by the coding sequence ATGGCGAAATACAATATTAAGGAAAAGTCGGAGAAAAGAGCAAATTATCGTAGTTTTATGAATCCTAGTGTGAAAGATGAATTACAGGAGAAAATTCGTGTGAAAATTATCCTTGAGGAAAAGTATAAGGACAAAGATTATAGCGCAAAGAAATTGGCTGAGGATTTAGGTACTAACGTAAGATATATTTCTGCGGTATGCGCTGAACGTTTCTATATGAGCTATTGCGAATTGGTGAATTATTATCGTATTAATGAGTCAATGACAATGCTAACAGACCGAAGATATGCAAAAATGAGAGTAGAGGATATCAGTGAAATGGTAGGATTTTCAAATCGTCAGAGCTTTTATGTGGCTTTTTATCGCTTGCGCGGAATGACTCCACGTCAATATAAAATGCAATATATCAGAAATCATCCTGAATTATTGAGAGAACTCGCAGTGAAAAGCCACCAACGCAAAACAGCATAA
- a CDS encoding NAD(P)H-dependent oxidoreductase, producing the protein MALLDNLKWRYATKAYDSTKKVDQTDINKIIEAARLAPTSSGLQQFRVIDISDQELKEKIVPIAMDQHNIAQCSHLLVFVAWDKYTEERIDNIYNYITDQRGLPRGRFNSYTNKLKALYLKQTPEENFAHTARQAYIGLGIALAQAAELKVDSTPMEGFDNDALDELLDLRSKGLRSVVLMAIGYRDTANDWLASMKKVRVPKENFDIECK; encoded by the coding sequence ATGGCACTATTAGATAATTTAAAATGGAGATATGCAACTAAGGCATATGACTCTACAAAGAAAGTAGATCAAACGGATATCAACAAAATCATAGAAGCTGCACGTCTAGCTCCTACCTCTTCAGGTTTGCAGCAATTTAGAGTAATTGATATTAGCGATCAGGAACTGAAAGAAAAAATAGTTCCCATTGCTATGGATCAACACAATATAGCTCAATGCTCTCATCTTTTGGTTTTTGTTGCCTGGGATAAGTACACTGAAGAAAGGATAGATAATATTTACAATTATATCACAGACCAAAGAGGATTGCCAAGAGGTAGATTTAATTCTTATACCAATAAACTCAAAGCTCTATATCTTAAACAGACTCCTGAAGAGAATTTTGCACACACAGCCAGACAGGCTTACATTGGCTTAGGAATAGCTTTAGCACAGGCAGCTGAATTGAAAGTAGACAGCACTCCGATGGAAGGTTTTGACAATGATGCTTTAGATGAACTCTTGGATTTAAGATCAAAAGGACTAAGAAGTGTTGTATTAATGGCTATTGGCTATAGAGATACCGCAAATGATTGGCTGGCAAGCATGAAGAAAGTCAGAGTACCAAAAGAGAATTTTGATATAGAATGTAAGTAG
- a CDS encoding ferritin, with translation MLNKEIEKALNEQVNVEMWSAYLYLSMAAYCHSIRYTGMGSWFEVQFKEEQDHAKILFNYIIRRDGRVELEGLDAVPKEWKSVHELFESTLKHEQDITAKINNLVSLAKANNDYATESLLQWFIDEQVEEEDNARDIIDKLDMIKDNGFGIYMLDKELATRTYTLAAPLANSVL, from the coding sequence ATGTTGAATAAAGAAATTGAAAAAGCTCTTAATGAGCAAGTCAATGTAGAGATGTGGTCAGCTTATTTATACCTATCTATGGCTGCTTATTGTCATTCCATTCGCTACACTGGTATGGGTAGTTGGTTTGAAGTCCAGTTTAAGGAAGAACAGGACCATGCTAAAATTTTGTTCAATTATATTATCCGTCGTGATGGTAGAGTAGAACTAGAAGGTTTGGATGCTGTTCCTAAAGAATGGAAATCTGTACATGAACTCTTTGAGAGTACTTTAAAACACGAGCAGGATATTACAGCTAAAATCAATAATCTCGTATCTTTAGCGAAGGCTAATAATGATTATGCTACAGAAAGCCTTCTACAATGGTTCATTGACGAGCAAGTAGAAGAAGAAGACAATGCACGTGATATTATTGACAAACTGGATATGATTAAAGATAATGGTTTCGGTATTTATATGCTTGATAAAGAACTTGCTACAAGAACCTACACACTAGCTGCTCCATTAGCAAACTCCGTCTTATAG
- the secG gene encoding preprotein translocase subunit SecG yields MIYTLFVSLIVLAAIFMVLVVLIQESKGGGLASNFSSSNAIMGVRKTTDVVEKATWALAIAMVVLSVACAYVAPQATTEQSVMENSATQNQTTNPTNTQGFGASQQAAPAGAQTPVAPKAPVGPAK; encoded by the coding sequence ATGATTTACACATTATTCGTAAGTTTGATAGTACTTGCAGCTATATTCATGGTGCTTGTAGTACTTATCCAAGAATCTAAAGGTGGTGGTTTGGCATCAAACTTTTCATCTTCTAATGCCATTATGGGTGTCCGCAAAACTACAGATGTTGTAGAAAAAGCGACATGGGCTTTGGCCATTGCAATGGTTGTACTTAGTGTAGCATGCGCTTATGTAGCACCACAAGCAACAACAGAGCAAAGCGTTATGGAAAACAGCGCAACTCAAAATCAGACAACAAATCCAACAAATACACAAGGCTTTGGTGCAAGCCAGCAGGCAGCACCTGCTGGTGCGCAGACTCCTGTAGCTCCGAAAGCACCTGTTGGACCTGCTAAATAA
- a CDS encoding tetratricopeptide repeat protein — protein sequence MDLKRLIQHPEYMDKETLYDLRSLIALHPYYQTARILLLQNLYILHDPSFDEELRRTAICISDRRVIFNMIEAAHYKYRNEQRFEAKAKEDEKDNGDRTTTLIDSFLGSIPKNSDSESPKEKRKPTLADAAIDYVSYLLEIEDEDNKQETVAENDVKTIAADCSNGDRTTDLINSFIEDGGFNLKEETNLSEGYQTYDLPTSDNTTQKEAEKQDEDRDSDECFFTETLARIYIKQGRYEKALEIIKRLNLNIPKKNAYFADQIRFLEKLIINNKNKK from the coding sequence ATGGACCTAAAACGCCTTATACAACATCCGGAATATATGGACAAGGAGACCCTTTACGATCTCCGAAGTCTTATTGCGCTCCATCCATACTATCAGACTGCACGCATCCTATTATTACAAAATCTGTATATACTGCATGATCCGTCTTTTGACGAAGAGTTGAGACGTACTGCAATATGTATCAGTGACCGCCGTGTGATTTTCAATATGATTGAGGCTGCACATTATAAATATAGGAATGAGCAAAGGTTTGAGGCTAAAGCAAAAGAAGACGAGAAAGATAATGGTGATCGCACGACTACTCTCATAGATAGCTTCTTGGGTTCGATTCCAAAAAATTCAGATTCTGAAAGTCCAAAGGAAAAGAGAAAGCCTACACTCGCTGACGCAGCCATTGATTATGTTTCATATCTTCTTGAGATAGAAGATGAAGATAATAAACAGGAAACTGTTGCTGAAAATGACGTAAAGACTATTGCTGCAGACTGTTCAAATGGTGACAGAACTACTGACCTCATCAATAGTTTCATTGAAGACGGAGGTTTTAATCTGAAGGAAGAGACAAACCTATCTGAAGGTTATCAGACATATGACTTGCCAACTTCTGATAATACAACTCAGAAAGAAGCAGAAAAACAGGACGAGGACAGGGATAGCGATGAATGCTTTTTCACAGAAACATTAGCAAGAATTTATATAAAACAAGGTCGTTACGAAAAGGCTTTGGAAATAATTAAGCGTTTAAATTTGAATATTCCAAAAAAAAATGCTTACTTTGCAGACCAAATACGTTTCTTAGAGAAATTGATAATAAATAATAAAAATAAAAAATAA
- a CDS encoding LptE family protein, with the protein MVSARWHITMLLSFCIVVMLLSSCSISYKFNGASIDYTKTKTIQISDFPIRSSYVWGPMAPLFNNTLKDEFANHTHLAQVKRNGDMKIEGEITQYAQRNKSVSSQGYSAQTELSMTVNVRFTNNANHSNDFEKQFTATSTYETTKNLNSVQEELVTQMVKDLSDQIFNATVANW; encoded by the coding sequence ATGGTATCTGCAAGATGGCACATAACTATGTTGCTATCTTTCTGCATTGTTGTAATGCTATTGTCGTCATGCAGCATCAGCTACAAATTTAACGGTGCAAGTATAGACTACACAAAGACTAAAACAATACAGATTTCTGATTTCCCTATACGCTCAAGTTATGTATGGGGACCAATGGCACCACTGTTCAACAATACGTTAAAAGACGAATTTGCTAATCACACTCATCTTGCTCAAGTAAAGCGTAACGGTGATATGAAGATAGAAGGTGAGATAACACAATACGCCCAAAGAAACAAATCCGTATCTAGTCAAGGTTACTCTGCACAGACGGAATTATCTATGACTGTAAACGTGAGATTTACTAATAATGCAAATCATAGTAATGATTTTGAAAAGCAGTTTACTGCTACATCAACATACGAAACAACAAAAAATCTTAACTCTGTTCAGGAAGAACTTGTAACTCAAATGGTGAAAGACCTTTCAGATCAGATATTTAATGCAACAGTAGCCAATTGGTAA